In Mytilus trossulus isolate FHL-02 chromosome 14, PNRI_Mtr1.1.1.hap1, whole genome shotgun sequence, a genomic segment contains:
- the LOC134697144 gene encoding uncharacterized protein LOC134697144 isoform X2: MVGEKQKSRLWKAGILRRMFAGIIIVGISYFCYLVFFQAPGHFVYTHANTHAQCMIPQINPFDKDILAFFWQPDPIVCTQNTELVYIDDNDTVHVNYSRTHLEVVNCSYQNIIRETENDNEVLFNLPVWFSKSSKLTSDFIKVQCYDYSGNLLYERLHYHIHKSGKKFTSDENRFSVLLLGIDGMSRLAAIRELPKTLKYLQDTLQGHILKGYAKVGENTFPNMVAFLAGRIGYSKDFPVDPNVFFDNHPFIWNNFSKDDAVTMYAEDWPRLSTFNYAVPGFNQSPTDHYFRPFYLGINKMRKYQSTINEAFLFLENQNIKVGKTSTLCYSDKPKHVLQLDYYKRFLKSYRNKLKFGLSWLNEISHDYVNFIKLADDDLLDFLTFLKEDGHLEKSVLFFVSDHGSRVDKIRNTPIGRIEERMPFFSVVLPQNFKDKFPQAETNLRTNIERLTSPFDFYETIVDIFKNEYSYSTNVVQYPLSRGISLFRNIPKQRSCADAGIHEHNCACYTSENIPVNNTKIERLAAFVVTKINRDLHHLKEKCVTLTLNKIIEAKLVHSQLKHNEQYDDKKFMHNFIKPKEDKNKRFLILFDVLPSAAMFEATVEETNAIELFSVLGHVSRTNRYGNQSSCINDKRLKLYCFFVSMVME, encoded by the exons ATGGTTGGAGAGAAACAGAAAAGCAGGCTTTGGAAAGCTGGGATTTTAAGACGCATGTTTGCAGGCATCATCATAGTAGGAATcagttatttttgttatctagTTTTCTTTCAAGCACCTGGTCATTTTGTGTATACGCATGCTAATACACATGCGCAGTGTATGATACCACAGATAAATCCGTTTGATAAAGATATTCTAGCATTTTTTTGGCAACCAGATCCTATAGTGTGTACACAAAACACTGAACTAGTTTATATCGATGACAACGATACTGTACATGTAAATTATAGTCGAACTCATTTAGAAGTTGTTAACTGtagttatcaaaatataattcgAGAAACGGAAAACGATAACGAggtattatttaatttaccaGTCTGGTTCTCTAAAAGTTCAAAGTTGACCTCAGACTTTATTAAAGTTCAGTGCTACGATTACAGCGGCAATTTATTGTATGAGCGTCTACACTACCATATTCATAAGTCCGGAAAAAAATTCACATCTGATGAAAATCGCTTTAGTGTTTTGTTACTTGGAATAGATGGTATGTCGCGCTTGGCAGCTATTCGTGAACTTCCAAAAACGCTAAAATATCTGCAAGATACTTTACAGGGACACATTTTAAAGGGATATGCAAAAGTTGGAGAAAACACATTCCCAAATATGGTGGCTTTTTTGGCTGGCCGTATTGGATACAGCAAAGATTTTCCGGTCGACCCTAATGTGTTTTTCGATAATCATCCGTTTATCTGGAATAACTTCTCAAAAGATGATGCTGTTACTATGTATGCTGAAGATTGGCCTAGACTTTCAACATTCAACTATGCTGTTCCAGGGTTCAACCAATCACCAACAGACCATTATTTCCGTCCTTTCTATTTGGGTATAAACAAAATGCGAAAGTATCAATCAACGATAAATGAAGCCTTTTTATTtctagaaaatcaaaatatcaaagttgGTAAAAcatcaacattgtgttatagtGATAAACCAAAACACGTTTTACAACTGGACTATTATAAAcgatttttaaaatcttatcgCAACAAGTTAAAGTTCGGTCTCTCTTGGTTGAACGAGATTAGTCATGACTACGTTAACTTTATAAAGTTAGCAGACGATGATTTGCTGGATTTTTTAACGTTTCTTAAAGAAGATGGTCATTTAGAAAAGTCcgtattattttttgtaagtgATCATGGTTCAAGAGTAGATAAAATCCGTAACACACCAATAGGACGTATTGAAGAGAGAATGCCATTCTTTTCAGTTGTTCTTCCTCAGAACTTCAAAGACAAATTTCCACAAGCTGAGACAAACTTGCGAACAAATATCGAAAGATTAACTTCTCCTTTTGACTTTTACGAAACTATtgtagatatttttaaaaacgaaTACTCTTATAGTACAAACGTTGTACAATATCCGTTGTCAAGAGGAATAAGTCTTTTCAGGAACATTCCAAAACAGCGATCATGTGCCGATGCAGGGATTCATGAACATAACTGTGCGTGCTACACTTCTGAAAATATCCCAGTTAACAATACCAAGATTGAACGTTTGGCAGCCTTTGTTGTTACGAAAATAAATCGTGATTTGCATCATTTAAAGGAAAAGTGCGTCACTTTGACGTTGAATAAGATCATAGAAGCAAAATTAGTTCACTcccaattaaaacataatgaaCAATACGACGATAAGAAATTTATGCATAATTTCATTAAGCCAAAAGAGGACAAAAACAAACGTTTTTTGATACTTTTTGACGTTTTGCCAAGTGCTGCTATGTTTGAGGCAACTGTAGAGGAAACGAATGCAATCGAATTATTTTCAGTATTGGGACATGTCAGTCGGACTAATCGCTATGGAAACCAGTCATCGTGCATTAATGATAAAAGATTGAAACTGTATTGCTTTT tCGTTAGCATGGTTATGGAATAA
- the LOC134697144 gene encoding uncharacterized protein LOC134697144 isoform X1 produces the protein MIQFLRKASMCPVKYSTRVFKKLRVGNDSMSIHNWSKRRIKTTLFILFTVILLILMNSCIQPVRFIFVHQSINSTCLLPDIDPFDKSVMQYIWHPKPIVCEPSPSIVYIDKMGKLQLNRSEISNKNNHFDCFYRLIMRSSDNDVTLSHEVKLLLPVYIPSDYVNVKCFGDQRLLYDIVLHNVDFKTVRKNKEILNENDKCLSVLMFGLDSVSRLAAERKLPKTMNLIKKLNGYNFKGYTSIAAITYPNLMASLTGKTAYSNELPKLDPRKEFTDKYPFIWKNFSQKGYVTMFSEDFPEISMFNYMQKGFKDSPVDHYLRPYYIARKKLHPVQSNLDQVFMFLEDKDIKMKKYSSLCYKSRPKHAIHIDHYKNFVSTYKGNRKFGLSWLTEIGHDYMNFLEHADDDIEQMIQYFYNEGLFKNTIFILFGDHGPRTDEIRNTAIGRIEERMPLLSIIIPKQIKNTYPHIHTNLQDNENKLTSPFDLHETFVDILNENFTLSEKVMTRPYPRGISLLRKIPKDRTCSDAAIAEHVCACYTSHKVSVNSRMIDIGKFVVNSINIKLEQFKDTCSTLSLYQVKEAQEIKTGLEYREDFSRKTLLNLFYQPEVESEQRFVVLIETTPGHSLFEGTVSSKNNELTLLGDVSRTNRYNNQSHCIAYKTLKHLCYCKDLTL, from the coding sequence ATGATTCAATTCCTTAGAAAGGCAAGTATGTGTCCAGTGAAATATTCAACAAGAGTGTTTAAAAAGTTGCGTGTAGGAAATGACAGTATGTCTATACATAATTGGAgtaaaagaagaataaaaacaacgttgtttattttattcacagtgattttattgatattgatgaATTCATGTATCCAGCCTGTTCGATTTATATTTGTTCATCAAAGTATAAATAGCACGTGCCTTTTACCTGACATTGACCCTTTTGACAAATCAGTCATGCAGTATATATGGCATCCGAAACCAATTGTTTGCGAACCGTCTCCGTCCATtgtttatattgacaaaatggGGAAACTACAACTAAACAGAAgtgaaatttcaaacaaaaataatcatttcgATTGTTTTTATCGTTTGATTATGCGTTCCAGTGACAATGATGTAACACTATCACATGAAGTCAAGTTATTACTCCCTGTTTATATTCCGTCAGATTatgtaaatgttaaatgtttcgGTGACCAAAGACTTCTATATGACATTGTTCTTCATAACGTTGACTTTAAAACagttcgaaaaaataaggaaatattaaatgaaaatgacaaatgcTTAAGTGTATTGATGTTCGGTCTTGATTCAGTGTCACGATTAGCTGCAGAGCGGAAACTGCCTAAAACTATGAATTTAATCAAAAAGCTTAATGGATATAATTTCAAAGGCTACACAAGTATTGCAGCAATCACATATCCGAACCTGATGGCATCATTAACAGGAAAAACTGCATACAGCAATGAATTACCTAAGTTAGACCCTAGGAAAGAGTTCACCGATAAATACCCCTTTATATGGAAAAACTTTTCCCAAAAAGGATATGTTACCATGTTCAGTGAAGATTTTCCAGAAATAAGCATGTTTAATTATATGCAAAAGGGTTTTAAAGATTCTCCAGTAGATCATTACCTTAGGCCGTACTACATAGCAAGGAAAAAACTACATCCAGTGCAATCAAATTTGGACCAAGTGTTTATGTTCCTGGAagataaagatattaaaatgaaaaaatattcatcTCTATGTTATAAAAGTCGTCCAAAGCATGCAATACATATAGATCACTATAAAAACTTTGTATCAACTTATAAAGGAAATCGGAAATTTGGGTTGTCATGGCTAACAGAAATAGGACATGATTATATGAATTTCTTAGAACATGCTGACGATGATATAGAACaaatgattcaatatttttataacgaaggacttttcaaaaatactatttttattttgtttggtgATCATGGTCCTAGGACGGACGAAATTCGAAATACAGCAATTGGGAGAATAGAAGAACGTATGCCTTTGTTGAGCATTATCATTCCTAAACAAATTAAGAATACATACCCTCATATACATACAAATTTACAAGACAACGAAAATAAGTTAACGTCACCATTTGATTTGCATGAAACTTTCGTGGACATACttaatgaaaattttacgttGTCTGAGAAAGTTATGACAAGGCCGTATCCGAGAGGGATAAGTCTTCTAAGAAAGATACCTAAAGATAGGACATGCTCTGACGCCGCTATAGCAGAACATGTGTGTGCATGTTATACATCTCACAAAGTATCAGTTAATTCTCGTATGATAGATATTGGAAAGTTTGTTGTGAATTCTATTAACATCAAACTTGAACAATTTAAAGACACATGCTCAACGTTATCCTTGTATCAAGTGAAAGAAGCCCAGGAAATCAAAACAGGTTTAGAATACAGAGAAGATTTTAGTAGGAAGACTTTGTTGAATCTGTTTTATCAACCAGAGGTGGAATCCGAACAACGTTTCGTTGTGTTAATCGAGACTACCCCTGGTCATTCCCTATTTGAAGGTACAGTTAGTAGTAAAAACAATGAACTGACGCTTCTAGGTGACGTCAGTCGAACCAATAGATATAATAACCAATCGCATTGTATAgcatataaaactttgaaacaTTTATGTTACTGTAAAGATTTAACATTgtga